The DNA window tagaaagttcaaaagaacagcatttatctgaaatacaaagcttctgtagcattatacactaccgttcaaaagtttggggtcagtaagaattttaatttgaatttttttgaaaagaaattaaagaaatgaatacttttattcagcaaggatgcattaaatcaatcaaaagtggcagtaaagacatttataaagttacaaaagattagatttcagttaaacactgttcttttgaactttctattcatcaaataatcctgaaaaaaaatattgtacacaaatatgttGTACAATtgtgcatattagaatgatttctgaaggatcatgacactgaagagtggagtaatgatgctgaaaattcagctttgccatcacaggaataaattactttgtgaaatatattcaaatagaaaacagttattttaaattgtaataatatttcacaatattactgtttttactgtatttttaattaaataaatgtagccttggtgagcagacgaaacttcttttaaaaacattaaaaaacttagtggttccaaacttttggactgtactgtatatatatataaataggctacctcaatgaaattaatttttaaatatatatataaaaaaaaattataaaataaatgctcaaacatccattgtgtactgttgaaaaaaccagcatatgctggcaaagtaggttttgaagctgtatGCTGGTCAGGTGCTGGTCCTAAACTGGTCCTGCTGATCCATGCTAGTCCTAAACTGGTcctggaccagcataaaccagctcaaaccagcataccagcttcaaaacctaccttaccagcatatATGCTCGTTTTTTCAACAGGGGTAACAGACGTGCGTGTTTATTTTAGCTATTTCGTCAGTGAAACAACACACTACAGCctgtaaaacaaataaatataggtaaataatggtaacctaaataataagacagctaaatattatttaaaaaagcattcgttttttttttatttccacacaaagaTGCGTCATATAGCCAAAGTCCCGTATTATAGTCTTTGATATAACCTACCGCTCTACGCTTTGAGAccatttctctttaataatatcTTCATGTTATCTCCTGATGTTACAAGCAACTGACACTTGTTGTAAAAGGTCTGAAGATCGAGTTTTATCTTCAGACAAACAGGCTATATTTGATTTTGCGCTGCCAgagaaagcgaaagtaaaaatcactgGTGTGTGAAACACGCTATAGCTACAAAGTTGACGCGCCTTATAAAGTCTAATAACAAGCGCAAACTGAAATAGAAATTGACGCGCAAGCTAAAAGGTTTCTGCCTACGGTGATAATAACTTTACCACAGTAAAGAATGCGAATAGCCTATAATTGGCCTAAATgcgaatgaaagaaagaaacgtTTATAATTCCCTGCGTGAGTGAAGATTTGGGAAAAGAAACAGAGATTCCATGTTCAGTGGAATAACTaatgtaatattgttaaattctctGCTAATCGGGTGACCAGATCGCGATTCGCAAAACAGAATACAATGCTTAAATTTATGGACTCACGTCTCTCTCAGTCGGCATGAaccaaaatgtttccatggctgcGATGTCAGATTTAATTTCTAACCTATTATTTCTTCTGTAAACACAGCTTTGTGCTTCACTCATGTCATATTCACATAAATACTGCCACAGTCCTATCAGTGGGTACCGAATATACCCGGATTCTCGCCCTAGTGgaaaatccagctaaaaccagctcaAGCTGGTAGCTGGTCCAAGCTGGTCCAAGCTGGTCATTAGCTGGTCCAAGCTGGTCGGGACCTGGTTGAGCTGGTGGACCAGCTTGGCTGAGCTGGTCGTGACCTGGTTGAGCTGGTGGACCAGCTTGGCTAACCTGGTTGAGCTGGTGGACCAGCTTGGCTGAGCTGGTCGTGACCTGGTTGAGCTGGTGGACCAGCTTGGCTGACCTGGTTGAGCTGGTGGACCAGCTTGGCTGAGCTGGTTGAGCTGGTGGACCAGCTTGGCTGAGCTGGTTGAGCTGGTGGACCAGCTTGGCTGAGCTGGTGGACCAGCTTGGCTGAGCTGGTTGAGCTGGTGGACCAGCTTGGCTGAGCTGGTCGTGACCTGGTTGAGCTGGTGGACCAGCTGCACCTAGTGTTGCATACCAGTCACTGTACTTAGATTACATTTGTACAGCCCTTTTAAAATGGATATAGTATGCATATGGTATAttgactattaaaaacattacatgATTTTTGCATGACTTTTTCCAAACTTGGAAATCACAATTCTGAAATTACCTCATATTCGTTTTTCATGAAGCTGTTAGACTAgcttatttatataaaaatccaAGTGCCCCATTCAAGCCATTTCTAAGATGATTTGATATTAAAGATCCGATTAAAGATTCCTGGTGCAGTTTACTCTCAGCCAATAAGATCCATGTTACATTTTCATATATAGGTATACAGCCTACTGCATATAGGTATTCAGATAAAAAGTCAGTCAGACAGAAAACTAAAACATCAACAGCTAAATGGCAAATAAGTAACTGTTTTCATCCTTGTTGCTGCTTTAAAGTTTGTTAATTGAAGTCTGAAGCATGTGGTGATGTGCGTATTTgcaacacagtaaaatgaaggtgttttcttaatttgctggtgttttttttttctatatgcatgttttcttcagttgcagTGTGTTGAGGTTTGTGCTAATTACGGTACATTTGCGctaattaaatacaaaataaaatacagatcTAATAAATAGCAAATATGAAACTTTTAATAAGTTAGGCAAACAGATATTAAATAATGAaacagaaatgtaaaaatgactATAATTCATACACAagataaaaatacagaacacaGAATACAGCACAATAttccattttaaatattaatgtacatgtaagctaaacaaatatttaaaaatataatattttaaaagatatttataaaatattcacacatacatacacatacaatttataatataaagtaatttttttaaagatatttataaaaaaatatgtatattttggaaaaaaatacagTGTACGAATGCAAATAGGTACATATTGACCTTTTAAATGGTTTAAACATCATATAGGTAAAATACTATAAACTacagttgaaataaaatgctaacataatataattattcaaaataattgtttttgcgCCTAGCTATATATAATAAAGTAGAATATCATAACACATGTGACACAATATCACACATGTAACCTAACtttttacagtaattttgtgGTGCTGTTACAGAGtttatattttcaattcagtTAAATGTCCCTTTCAGTTGTGTTTGGAAAGATGCAGATGTATTTTTCATTTGTGAAGGTAATGTATAAGCATTTTTTTAAGATTTCGGTTGGTGGAATGGCCCTTAACTGACCAAAATTAGAAGCGCACAGTAAAATATGTGGAAGAAAAACCCTTGATCTTCCATTCTCCAAAAGGGGTGCATCAACTGGACATATTTCTTTTATCAGCAAAAGGCATCTCTCTGACTCTTCAATTTTCAAAGTTATGATCTTACTGACAATGCCAAATGTTCCATCCTTTAAAACAACTACAGTGTCATTTGACCTGACTGGTTTTTGGTAATCAGTGGAGTGAATGACCTCAGAGTTCACCATCAGTCGGCAGTAGATGTTAAACTCTGTACCTCTAGGCATGTTTTGAACAATTTGCCTCACAGCAACGTCCTCCTCAAAACTGAGTGACAAAATTTCAGCTGAGCCAAGGAAACAGACTTCACCAAGTGAGTCAGTATGCTTTAGTCTATTTGTTTCAGTAACTTCTCGACAAAACTGGAGTGTGCTCTCACTGATTGTGTCTGTGCTTGCTAATAATGGAAGAGTTCTACTCATAATGAACTTGTTAACAATTTGAAGTGGTGCTCCCCTGGCATTTTTAACAAGTCTTACAAGCTTTCCATTGCCATTTTCAAAATTAAATGCTGAATGCGCCCAAAGAGGTCCCCAATTTTTCACACTCGTTGACAAATGCTGTAGTAAGTGGACATTAAATGTCATACACTTTCCACCATACAGCATCTGAAAGCGAAAAACAAACTCAAGGAGTAGTTGGTCTGCTTTGTTTACATCATCTTTTGAAATGCTGTCACTCAAAAGTAGGTAAACAGCTTGCACTAATAGCGCAAAATggcaaagatattttgaagggAGAATATCTTTCAGGCAAGGCAATGCATAAAAAAGAAGCCAAGCTCTCCACTCAGCAGCCTTCCAGTGCTTTCTTTCACTGAGATCCCTGGGAAGTCTGCGAATATACTGAGGGGGTTTTATTTTAGACAAGCGTGCATTAACAACACGTTGATTGTCTGGAGAGCCAATGTAGAACTCTCTACCAAATTCCTCCAGCCACAACTTTGACAATTGTTTAGTCACGCCAAGTAAAACACAATGCATATAATCTGGCACAAATCCATAAACCACATCAAAATATGGTAAATTTACCAATGGTGATAGGCCCTTAACCCCTCtgatacactcaaaaaaatgattctagctgcttgttcagtttatttaaataaaataagctgaaccaacacaaatctttagttttttacttaattggcattcgcactcaattgtattatgttaaatgaaattaaatttgcaaaatgttaggtcaacctaaaccatttgtgttgggactacatgaatcatttatgttgcattgattgaacctgggcagtggatttctagttcccagcatgctttgcatagggaaagattgggacagtaaatgttgaacttaagtgctgtttaatgtgttttttagtaaagggaaataccttttaaagtttgaagttcagttatatttgacatttaaaagagtttgttatgtcgattttttgaggttaccattatgctgaagtgtagaccttgtggttaggctctaggtggctatgtaaaacaaatttatattgttttcaacgagcattaactgtgctcaagccagtaatgagaagttctttatctgatcattacttgcgtgctataaatgttacttagcatatgaataagtgttattttagtttagtttttatagaaatataaataaattacttggaGGGCCAGCACAAAttttacacagtctacatatggtcatcagcttttcccctctcaatggtaatgaaacatgtatgtctgtgtacaacagctactcaaaacctaagcacaagcgcacatcttcaccatgatggtaacaaaaaaaaaaaaaaaaaagcactggttggatcaacaagaatgaattatgttcaggaaacatacacagaatacgtcaaatgaaactggtgtgatctcattcaattaggatgaatttcactcattagtacaattaacctagcttaagttcaaataaatcagttcaactgtgtggaaataggtgtcataattgaattaagttagaccaacaagttatttttttgagtgtaggtTGCCCACCGCTAACTGCCTCCTCCATGTCATGGATCATTTCTGATGCATTTCTGTCAGCGTGTTGCTCCTCACTAACAGGGTACCTGACTGCTCCACAGATATATTCTCCTGGATGGTAACAAAACCCACAACCATAGTAGCCATTAAACTGGGTGAGGTTTTGCATCATGGGTCTAGCAACAGAGTCCACACAACAGCATAACCCTACCattttactttttatccatgAATTTGTGATTTTGTTCCACCACATTACTCCATCTACAACCAGTTTTTTCGCTTGCTCTACAAATTTTTGAAGAAATATATCCATCCTTGGTTCCCCTTTCCCATGCCACAAACCAGCAAGTATCATGTTTTTTCTACGTTCAGCAGGTGGAATTTCATTTATAGCCAGCTGTATTGGCCAGATTGATGTACCTGAGGCTTTGTACAAGGGACTTCCGTCTGAATTAAACACGTATGAAAGGTTATCCTTATTGTGCAGAATTCCACCTGGGTGCGAGAGCTCTTTGTACATATCACCATCATAAATGTCCCTGAGTACATTCTCTGATGTTTCTCTTGTAAATCTAAAATTTAGTGAATTTCTTAAGTTGTCATTTTCAAGGAGTGACTTAACCTGTAAATCCACTGGTAAAGTTACAAAGTAACTCTGACTTTTCAGATCTTGGGTACTGTTTATCTTGTTACAGTGTGAACACACATAGTGTTTCCTCTGATTATCTTTTTTATGACTTGCAAGATATGACTGACAGAATGTACAAATGAAGTTCTGTTCTCTGGCTGAAGTGTGTGAACACCTTACCAAGCATGTGCTTACTGGCTGGCAGAACCGTTTTagagaaaacaaaattaatcaaTTTCAAAAGGTCGAGCAGTGCAGCAAATGCTAAATTGTGCTTTAGTGTGAATGTTATGAGCAGCAGGAGGAGTTCAGCCTTTGTAATTGAGAGAAATCTGCATATTGGGACATTTAGGTTTTCATCAAATTTTGGACCAGTATCATGTGCAAATGACTGGTTTTCTTCTCctccatcatcatcatgttcCTCAACATCACTGCCTTCGTCACTTTCATCAGTTTGAGTGACTTCCCCATCACTTGCTATTTCACTGTCACCATCTACATAGTTTCCTTCCTCTAATTCCATTGCTTCTCCATCGCTTGCTTCATTTGTCTCACTTTCTTCCACATTATCGACTTCAGTGCCATTTACGCTGTTTTGTTCCTCTGGCTCAACTCCATCACATACTTTGTTTATCTCACATTCTTCCTCTCCATGCCCTTCAATGCTATGTATACGGTTTCTGTGATCTAGTTCAGGATGCTGATAAAAACTGTCATTGTTAGATGGTCCAGGTGCATCATTGTTGGAACTGTAAGTGTTTGATCTGAATCTTGTTGTCCTTGGCAATAGATAAGTAGTGTCTGGCTCCAGGTACTTCTTATACCTCTTCATTTTAGAACACAGTCCCTCTGTTGTTGTCTGGTTCTTAAACTCTGTTAAACAATGTATAATCTAAGATGAGACATAAGCCTACCATATTTGTGAAgaacaaatttatattttttatttatttgatttatccTACACaatctctctcatatatatatatatatatatatatatatatatatatatatatatatatatatatatatatatattatactagCAACTAGTAGACTGTTTTCACTCACCACCATGAGTCTGTATTAGTGAGAATTATAGCCTTTGTGGTAGTATCTCAGACAGAATTAGCTGGGTGCTAGCGCCATCTAACGGTCAAAGTGTTAATTTATCTGTCAAAAAAGATCAAGTTAATCAAATAGAAATAGAAACATTTGGGtggaatataaaataaacatatattttttgtcaCTTACATTAGTGGAGCTTTAATTCGCTAAAAAAACCTCTTCTAtgtttacagtctatggtttccATGCCAACTACTCCAGTGCGCAACTACTGCGCGAGCCACAAAGTATCGCGCGCATTCACGTGACGTGATTAACGGTTACTTTTTGAATACGGTTACCGAGAGGGCTTTAGATATCTACATTTACGTTACATAGTTTTTACTAAAATGTTCGCATATGTTCATTATTTAGACGATGGGGTTAAGGACGTTGTTAATGTTAAATACATTAAAGACTTTGCCCCGAAAAATACGGAGGATTTCTCTGCTCACACTTACTGGATGAAAGGCAAGTATCTTTTCATTTACAGCCCTAACAGCTTACAGATCTGACGAGTTTTTGTGACACATGTGAAGCCGATAATtagcctatctatctatctatctatctatctatctatctatctatctatctatctatctatctatctatctatctatctatctatctatctatctatctatctatctatctatctatctatctatctatctatctgtctatatgtctatctgtctgttgttgttctatctatctaacttatctctctctctgtctgtctgtctgtctgtctgtctatctatctgtctgttgttgttctatctatcttatctatctatctatctatctatctatcttatcttatcttatcttatcttatctatctatctatcttatctatctatcttatctatctatctatctatctatctatcttatctatctatctatctatctatctatctatctatctatctatctatctatctatctgtctatctgtctatctgtctgttgttgttctatctatcttatctatctatctgtctgtctatctgtttgttgttgttctatctatcttatctatctatctgtctgtctatctgtttgttgttgttctatctatctatctatcttatctatctatgtatctatcttatctatctatgtgtctgtcgatcgatctatctatctatctatctatctctgtttatttaaaagtttagAGGTTTGAATCAAGTAGAACTACATATAGAGTAAAAATGGATGTTACCTTTAGTGTAATCCTAGACTGAACATAAACAATTACTTGGTAAGACAGTTATTCTCATTGCTTTTCCAGAAACGTGTGAGGAAATTGAAAATGTGCTGGCAACTGGGAAAAGGATTCGAGTGCCAAAGCTGCTTGATAAAAGTCCACCAGAGAACAAAACTTCAGAAAGAAAGGAGGCTAAGGATAATGCTGTAAGTAACAGGAAAAGCCTGCAAGATGAACTCCATTAACTGAAAAAATTTAAAAGCCTCATACTTGTGTTACTTGTATTTTCAGGCATCCCAGAAGGCAAGCATTGAGGAAGGAAAGCAGACCTTTCTGATGGATATTTTGAAAAAGAGACAAGCCTTGAAAAGAAAGCAACCACTATTTCCTCCTCATTCTACACCCAAAAGGGAAAAACGTATTGTGGATGATATATCAAGTGAGAGTGAAGATGAACTAAttccaaaatcaaaatttgatgAACTTGACAAGAGATACAAATCTCTCGCCCGGAAGTATCAAGAGGCTATTGCTGAAGGGAAGGAACTGAGGAAATTGAATGTTGAACTTCAAACATGTTTAGTAGCCAAAATCCTTTctggtaattattattattattaacttttaGCACCACACTCAAGCTGATATTTGTCTGCCAATGATTttaacacatgcacacataatATTTGAGACTTTATGTTCCAGGAAGCAACACATCTCCACCCGTTATCCCAGACCTTCCAGTGACAACTGGTAAGATTTTGTGCagcataataaaaaataaataaataaaataaagattacaGGGAATTGCTCATTGAACTGAACAAGGCAAAATTTATTTTCTGCAGTGTTTGtagaaatatataatttttgcatATGAAGTTACATTGTACCTTTCAGGTTGCAACACCGCTACAGCTACTACAGCTCTTCCAAAGACAACTGGTAGGACTGGctttaaaaatcaaaattgtCTGCTAAGGATGATTTTACACACATGTAATGTTTGAAAAATGAAGATAAATGCTTGTATTTTCTTAATttgtcactttggataaaagtgtccaTGCAAAATAATAAGAACTAATCCTAATCACTCTAAGGCCAAATACATTTTCTACAATGTgttcaaaaataattttgtatttagGATTACATTTTATGTTCCAGGATGCAACACCCCACGAGCCACAAATCAAGCCCTTCCAAGTACGACTGGTAAGACTTTATCACATTTACACTACagatacacagtaaaatccacagagttaaatctactctgctcagagaacatttggtccctctctgaatagtgttaaagtaacagtgaagcagagttaaagttaatgagatagttaaacaattaattaagtgatgattgaacattaatgatgaacacctgcttttaacaagcagaatcactgaagaaaagagaaacacaagaactacagctgacttcagtcacagccttagatgaaatcaactgaagataaaaatcattaaatttctcaagatctgattcacttattactaaccagattgactttgtTTCTATCACACGTCTACAAAAGTTTTTaatgagaattaacagaggtttagatgttggtGTTTTATTGGTCAATAAATTATGCCACCATCGTggtggtcagggtttgttttagttgggctcttgacctttttatgtttttaaaataatttgtgtttgagCAATTGCAATAGTGTTTCACAGCAAACATGTGTGCATTGCTGAATCAAATGACTAAAGGAGCAGATCCACATAAATTTGCAGCTTGAAAGCCATTTCAAATAAGCATCACAAAGAGGTCTTGTTCTCTTTGGTTTATTGACTGAGATTCAGCTatcaaaaaaatacaacaaaaaaaattccATTAAACTAATGCCACCGTAATACTTCAGTGCTAAAAATGAGCAACTATTACAGCTCAGGCTTATACAAGAAAATATAGCATACAGTcctcaacagtggtgacaataattattcatactgcagtgcatgatgggagttTTGTCCTATGGTgatacccagcatgcattgtagcatgaagcattttttttttatcaccattgttgagattcatatgctgattcttgatgtctgtgtgtgtctaagtGAGGCAGTagttcaatatttttttatgcacTGCATGGTTTTAAAATGAACCTATATCTGTTTGCTGCAGCACTTTCTTTTCATGCTGTAGTTTCACAGGTTTGCTAATGCAAAACCAAAATGTACAAATGACTAAACATATGATCAGTTGCTTTGGATACAATCGGGCCTCAGCATATAGGATATCTCAGCATATAAGAACTGACTTCACTGCTTTAAAACAACATATGCATTGTTGCAGAGAAAAATCTAACATAGAAAGGATCTGCTCCTTTAGTCTTTTGATTCAGCAATGCACAAGTGTTTGCTGTGAAACACTATTGCAATTGctcaaacacaaattattttaaaaacagaaaaaggtcaagagcccaactaaaacaaaccctgaccaccACGATGGTGGCATACTTTATTGACCAATAAAACaccaacatctaaacctctgttaattctcaacaagaaattatttagacatgtgaaagaaataaagtcaatctggttagtaataagtgaatcagatcttgagaaatttaatgatttttatcttcagttgatttcatctaaggctgtgactgaagtcagctgtagttcttgtgtttctcttttcttcagtgattctgcttgttaaaagcaggtgttcatcattaatgtttaATCATCCCTGAATTAatagcttaattatctcattacctttaactctgcttcactgttactttaacactattcagagagggaccaaatgttctctgagcagagttgatttaactctggggattttactgtgtagagTCAGCAAAGGGAGGTCTCGTTTACAAACAAATCCTGGTTaccttatttaaaacaattacattttataaaaccaatttaaatttgtattacCTTCTCTACTTTCAGTGCTCTTAAAAACttgcagtgtttatttacaAGTTTGCAGATTTTTTGTGTATATTGAATattgtgatgcatttttttgtttc is part of the Chanodichthys erythropterus isolate Z2021 chromosome 18, ASM2448905v1, whole genome shotgun sequence genome and encodes:
- the LOC137006250 gene encoding uncharacterized protein produces the protein MFAYVHYLDDGVKDVVNVKYIKDFAPKNTEDFSAHTYWMKETCEEIENVLATGKRIRVPKLLDKSPPENKTSERKEAKDNAASQKASIEEGKQTFLMDILKKRQALKRKQPLFPPHSTPKREKRIVDDISSESEDELIPKSKFDELDKRYKSLARKYQEAIAEGKELRKLNVELQTCLVAKILSGSNTSPPVIPDLPVTTGCNTATATTALPKTTGCNTPRATNQALPSTTESSPPLDLMKKTQTATEVSSAVDQNSENHEVCEQSSGSVFTSERSVLADAVHVRITTHACDADAGAGQ